A single Eremothecium sinecaudum strain ATCC 58844 chromosome VIII, complete sequence DNA region contains:
- the BNR1 gene encoding formin BNR1 (Syntenic homolog of Ashbya gossypii AFR301C; Syntenic homolog of Saccharomyces cerevisiae YIL159W (BNR1)), which produces MSTEECISSSKIFMGTKSAGDGIDFTTSGGCLECKRATFAPDDKMIIGAILDSELLIKVRPISQPNLSDRATDFSCVNEKENSEYVPVASFRKDLTPAKNVVDFYFNELLKNYLHVKNSKRNIAIDISTQEKWDLVCCKYGALISRESKVRNNHPSENAAINQVPRDKDERTPVGNSFDDLQQLERFLHLRKNCLGFISRGGLLQLHTYATSASAETEYIYLRCYKALIAQEAGRDAVLDNLEVIKLLCKYMSDLNAHARTRLLATEILLVLTYKGSTKICRELESFYSTWLKAVENTITDESTWYHPELNMEQPHQFVIDYCVSTMFLINSSIQGLSSNSEKTNMLAMLKDAGIHKIFHRIVSSGEKFNSEILLDEITKYQSREEDINAESVVEKNSILEVSFETQMNTIVTLTQGTPLETSMNHVMGSLRRAITSRTSDESVKLLQVFEALFHYLTASAHGDSVLDSSLKVTLNELMDSLQSKQIHKRAINELENMKSMMEAMKAKIRKLEHQKQITKNVLSDEQQFTVRPLSKKIDYITELEEKLEEIEKQRKNERLRYERELSNKEKEKRFANNAISLFATLKNGNGLPHTSIGRVPSFSVSKRVSKLPQLPGSVARRSLSDPDALIGSENENSQAENVIYTTAKDGNEDVNKIALQQQQFMTNVPDMPLAISPVPTLSSNVIKTHNPKNELPGTTTSVDPIIRTSVDCKTTTGTLSKTTTSVEKTLSCMTPLSLPPPPPPLPNLLLKEASSKSASSAKTVLPPPPPPPPPPPPPLPTSLLNIASEQSPNSVAFPSTLSPPPPPPPLPPSLNKTSNMLSPSPLSPLSSLSPPAPPPPLSIFGQLNPNELTNSPPPPPPQPSALDEPHQKVVKLRQIHWDKIDDIKETVWCDKKWRISKSSELADFGIFKEIEELFEVKPVTPVVTNMKSRFQKPNTNKVSLLSRELAQEIAINLHIFAHYSVEELVEKVLACDTEVMSNYSVIEFFCKEEVNNITQSVQRMFSPYGTNFATNELPEKDPNTLERSDRIFLELFFNLRAYWPTRSSYLRTMSSFERDYYDILFKLQRIDDATKAIQNSTKLKELFFIIIEIGNYMNQKPALGIQLSSLNKLAFTKSSKDNNISFIHVIERIVRTKYPSVHDFVESLEKISDVSNIVVQHVQQEAEEFYEKIINLENLLTVGRLSDSSKFHPKDQFLTLTQSKVAQARQKADLLKDQCTLTIGDFDKLMIYWGENASKVTSRNTFFKKFIDFMLLFKKANKENIEREELHRVYEKRKQELSEAASAHAHAQGSFDNPSSLSNEPYDHDAVDRLIRKLRDLRQHENRNLRDRKNESPRSNCRSKPREMEDDLLSRTQELLSDIKKI; this is translated from the coding sequence ATGTCTACTGAGGAATGCATATCGTCATCTAAAATCTTCATGGGTACAAAATCAGCCGGTGATGGGATAGATTTTACTACTAGCGGAGGATGTTTGGAGTGTAAGAGAGCTACTTTTGCTCCAGATGACAAGATGATAATTGGAGCTATTCTAGATTCAGAATTATTAATAAAGGTACGACCTATCAGTCAGCCGAACTTGTCAGACAGGGCTACTGATTTCAGTTGTGTTAACGAGAAAGAAAATAGTGAGTACGTTCCAGTAGCTAGTTTCAGGAAGGATCTAACACCTGCAAAAAATGTTGTAGACTTTTATTTTAACGAGTTGCTTAAAAATTATTTGCATGTGAAGAACAGTAAAAGAAACATAGCTATCGATATATCCACGCAGGAAAAATGGGACCTGGTCTGTTGCAAGTACGGCGCGCTAATAAGCAGAGAAAGTAAGGTACGTAACAACCACCCTTCAGAAAACGCTGCCATAAATCAAGTACCTCGCGACAAGGATGAGAGGACGCCTGTAGGTAACTCCTTTGATGACTTGCAGCAATTAGAGAGGTTTCTACACTTGCGGAAAAACTGTTTGGGGTTTATTTCTCGAGGGGGCCTTTTGCAGCTTCATACCTATGCCACCTCTGCGAGTGCAGAAACAGAATATATATACCTTAGGTGTTACAAGGCGTTAATTGCCCAAGAAGCAGGACGTGATGCGGTGCTCGACAACCTAGAAGTAATTAAATTACTATGCAAATATATGTCAGATTTGAACGCCCATGCCAGAACAAGGTTACTAGCAACAGAAATTTTGTTAGTACTTACATACAAGGGTAGCACAAAAATATGTCGAGAGTTAGAGAGCTTTTATTCTACTTGGCTTAAAGCAGTTGAAAATACAATAACTGATGAGTCAACTTGGTACCATCCTGAGCTGAATATGGAGCAACCACATCAATTTGTAATAGACTATTGCGTATCTACCATGTTTCTTATAAACTCGAGCATCCAAGGCTTAAGCTCTAATAGCGAGAAAACGAACATGTTAGCAATGCTGAAAGATGCCGGCATTCATAAAATATTCCATCGCATTGTAAGCTCCGGTGAAAAGTTTAATTCTGAGATATTACTAGATGAAATTACTAAATATCAAAGTCGAGAGGAAGATATTAATGCTGAAAGTGTGGTCGAAAAGAACAGTATTCTGGAAGTTTCGTTTGAAACACAGATGAATACAATAGTTACCTTAACACAGGGCACTCCGTTAGAAACGTCAATGAATCATGTGATGGGTTCGCTAAGAAGGGCTATTACTTCAAGGACATCCGATGAGTCTGTGAAACTTCTTCAGGTTTTTGAGGCTTTATTCCATTACCTTACTGCATCTGCACATGGAGACAGCGTATTAGATTCTTCTCTGAAAGTCACATTAAATGAATTAATGGACAGCTTGCAATCGAAGCAAATTCACAAGAGAGCAATAAACGAGCTAGAGAATATGAAGTCAATGATGGAAGCAATGAAGGCTAAGATCAGGAAGCTTGAACACCAAAAACAAATCACTAAGAATGTACTATCAGATGAGCAGCAGTTTACTGTTCGGCCTTTATCAAAAAAAATCGATTATATTACAGAATTGGAAGAGAAATTGGAGGAAATAGAGAAACAAAGGAAAAACGAGCGTCTTAGATACGAACGTGAGTTAAGTAACAAGGAAAAAGAGAAGCGGTTTGCAAATAATgctatttcattatttgCTACATTGAAAAATGGTAATGGCTTACCCCATACAAGTATTGGGCGCGTTCCATCATTCAGTGTCAGCAAACGGGTATCAAAATTACCTCAACTGCCAGGAAGTGTTGCCAGGAGAAGTCTAAGTGACCCTGATGCTTTAATTGGCTCAGAAAATGAAAATTCCCAGGCTGAGAATGTAATCTACACAACGGCAAAGGATGGAAATGAAGATGTTAATAAAATAGCATTACAACAGCAGCAATTCATGACGAATGTGCCCGACATGCCCTTAGCAATTTCACCTGTACCAACATTATCTTCGAATGTCATTAAAACGCATAACCCTAAAAATGAACTACCCGGAACTACTACTTCAGTGGACCCTATAATACGCACATCTGTGGATTGCAAAACTACGACTGGTACCCTTTCAAAAACTACCACATCTGTCGAAAAGACTCTATCATGCATGACGCCCCTGTCACTGCCTCCTCCGCCTCCCCCCTTACCAAATCTTCTTTTGAAAGAAGCTTCTTCCAAGTCCGCGAGTTCAGCTAAAACAGTACTACCTCCCCCTCCTCCCCCTCCGCCCcctcctcctcctccaTTGCCCACTTCATTATTGAATATAGCGTCCGAACAATCACCAAATTCTGTAGCGTTTCCATCGACGCTATCACCACCTCCACCACCTCCCCCGTTGCCTCCATCTCTAAATAAAACTTCAAATATGCTGTCTCCGTCACCACTCTCGCCActttcttctctttctcCACCAGCACCACCACCGCCTTTATCAATTTTTGGCCAATTGAATCCAAATGAATTAACTAATAGTCCACCACCACCACCGCCACAACCATCAGCTCTTGATGAACCGCATCAAAAAGTGGTCAAATTAAGACAAATACACTGGGATAAAATAGATGACATTAAAGAGACAGTATGGTGCGACAAAAAATGGCGAATTTCTAAAAGCAGCGAATTGGCGGACTTTGGTATCTTCAAAGAGATCGAAGAGTTATTTGAAGTCAAACCGGTCACCCCAGTAGTCACGAATATGAAATCGCGATTTCAAAAACCAAACACCAACAAAGTATCCTTACTTTCACGGGAATTGGCTCAGGAAATTGCAATTAATCTTCACATTTTCGCACATTATTCCGTGGAGGAATTGGTTGAGAAGGTTTTAGCATGTGATACAGAAGTCATGTCTAATTATAGCGTAATTGAATTCTTCTGCAAAGAGGAAGTTAATAATATCACACAGAGCGTGCAAAGGATGTTCTCACCATATGGCACCAATTTCGCTACCAATGAGTTACCAGAAAAGGATCCAAATACTTTAGAGCGCTCAGACCGGATATTTTTGGAGCTATTCTTTAATTTACGTGCATATTGGCCCACAAGGTCTAGTTATCTCCGTACCATGTCCTCTTTTGAAAGGGACTATTACGATATTTTGTTCAAATTGCAAAGGATTGATGATGCAACAAAAGCCATCCAAAATTCAACCAAATTAAAAGAGCTAtttttcattattattgaAATTGGTAATTATATGAACCAGAAGCCAGCACTTGGTATCCAATTGAGCTCACTAAACAAACTAGCATTCACCAAGTCAAGCAAAGACAACAACATCTCGTTCATACACGTCATCGAGCGCATTGTTCGCACAAAGTATCCTTCTGTGCATGACTTCGTGGAGAGTTTAGAGAAAATCTCTGACGTATCTAACATAGTAGTCCAACATGTGCAGCAGGAAGCCGAAGAATTCTATGAAAAGATAATAAATTTGGAAAACCTATTAACAGTAGGAAGACTCTCAGACTCTTCTAAATTCCATCCCAAAGACCAGTTTCTCACGCTGACCCAATCAAAAGTCGCCCAAGCAAGACAAAAGGCCGACCTTTTGAAAGACCAATGTACCCTCACAATTGGCGATTTTGACAAGCTGATGATTTACTGGGGTGAAAATGCCAGCAAGGTAACAAGTCGCAACACCTTCTTCAAGAAATTTATAGATTTTATGTTATTGTTCAAAAAGGCCAACAAGGAAAATATCGAACGCGAAGAACTACATCGCGTCTACGAAAAGCGCAAGCAGGAACTGTCGGAAGCGGCATCCGCCCATGCTCATGCTCAGGGTTCCTTTGATAATCCATCCTCATTATCCAATGAGCCATATGACCATGACGCAGTTGATCGCTTAATTAGAAAGCTTCGAGATTTACGTCAACATGAAAATAGAAATCTACGAGATCGCAAGAACGAATCCCCCAGGAGCAACTGCAGGAGTAAGCCAAGAGAGATGGAGGATGATTTATTATCAAGAACGCAAGAATTGTTATCAGACATTAAAAAGATATGA
- the AIM20 gene encoding Aim20p (Syntenic homolog of Ashbya gossypii AFR300C; Syntenic homolog of Saccharomyces cerevisiae YKR100C (SKG1) and YIL158W (AIM20)) — MVETTIVAVVCAIGLPTVISALILGILWRRAQLRLRKEDEDGIGGFIQRDSEILCTGDYKYLKNEIELKERMDYNGKLKDFGFGSEKLRSSTSGGSTSNEELRGTPDSAGYHMKSASASVGRGTSKYFIPAYRRRFNNSMSNQHINRAEDDSLAGSSILSFDAHKTSSLMEQMVPIITADNSGMFGASDMMCSDRASRTSNETLIKSLQTHDFGSYPKHKQSVPQLKCTFPFTTTPSPLMSGAPSTSSLNKLLRADSSNEDCNHSVDRNDTYILNSNYQMTNNSEIMEEDQYENEFTNYSRSKREFIDMLRPKVQS, encoded by the coding sequence ATGGTTGAGACAACGATTGTTGCAGTGGTTTGCGCGATTGGGTTACCCACTGTGATCAGCGCGTTGATTCTGGGAATCTTGTGGCGTAGAGCGCAACTGAGATTGAGGAAAGAGGACGAGGATGGGATCGGTGGATTTATTCAACGCGACAGTGAAATACTTTGCACGGGAGACTATAAGTACTTGAAGAATGAAATAGAGTTGAAGGAACGGATGGATTATAATGGGAAGCTTAAAGACTTCGGATTTGGCTCAGAGAAACTGAGATCAAGTACGTCAGGGGGCTCAACATCTAACGAGGAGCTGCGGGGGACACCGGATTCTGCGGGTTATCACATGAAATCTGCAAGTGCCTCAGTGGGAAGAGGAACTAGTAAGTATTTCATCCCTGCATACAGGCGGAGGTTTAACAACTCGATGTCTAACCAGCATATCAATAGAGCTGAAGACGATAGCCTTGCTGGTAGCTCAATTTTATCTTTCGATGCTCACAAAACTTCGAGTCTCATGGAGCAAATGGTTCCTATTATCACTGCTGATAATAGCGGGATGTTTGGTGCTTCAGATATGATGTGTTCCGATAGAGCTAGCCGTACTAGCAATGAAACTTTAATCAAGTCATTACAGACGCACGATTTTGGTTCATATCCGAAGCACAAACAATCCGTACCGCAGCTAAAATGCACCTTTCCTTTTACTACCACTCCTTCTCCGCTGATGTCTGGTGCTCCATCAACGTCGTCTTTGAACAAATTATTGAGAGCGGACTCTTCTAACGAAGACTGCAATCATAGTGTTGACAGAAATGATACTTATATTCTGAATAGCAATTATCAGATGACCAACAACAGCGAAATAATGGAGGAAGATCAGTATGAAAATGAGTTCACGAACTATTCCAGGAGCAAGCGTGAGTTTATTGATATGTTACGGCCTAAAGTACAAAGTTAG
- the POT1 gene encoding acetyl-CoA C-acyltransferase (Syntenic homolog of Ashbya gossypii AFR302W; Syntenic homolog of Saccharomyces cerevisiae YIL160C (POT1)) yields MANRLNSISDHLQGGSRGLVQATSPDDVVIVAAYRSPIAKGFKGAFNELTSEEILYEFLVGFFDKVKIDKHLIQEVSCGNVLNAAAGATEHRAACLAAGIPYQAAFVALNRQCSSGLTAVNDIANKIQVGQIDVGLALGVESMTKNYKKVTFSDVSPNIKKDIEGGKCFIPMGFTNEKVAAAYSIPRSVQDEFAANSYQKAEKARASGLFNDEIIPIKTKDGSIATFDDGPREGVTAKDLSKLKPAFKQTGVTTAGNASQISDGAAGVLLARRSVAEKLGLPIVGKYLGFQAVGVPPEIMGVGPAYAIPAVLKQVGLTVEDIDVFEINEAFAAQALYCVEKLKIDKSKVNPRGGAIALGHPLGCTGARQVATILRELKKGQLGCVSMCIGTGMGAAAVFVKE; encoded by the coding sequence ATGGCAAACAGATTGAACAGCATAAGTGATCACTTGCAAGGTGGGTCACGTGGGTTAGTGCAAGCCACTTCACCAGATGATGTCGTGATAGTAGCTGCGTACAGATCACCAATTGCTAAAGGTTTTAAGGGTGCCTTCAATGAACTTACGAGTGAGGAAATCTTGTATGAGTTTTTAGTGGGATTCTTCGATAAAGTTAAAATTGATAAGCACCTCATTCAAGAGGTTTCATGTGGTAATGTGTTGAATGCTGCTGCTGGTGCGACTGAGCATAGGGCAGCTTGTTTGGCAGCAGGTATTCCGTATCAAGCTGCTTTTGTTGCTTTGAACAGACAGTGTTCTTCTGGTTTGACCGCTGTAAACGATATTGCTAACAAGATCCAAGTGGGGCAAATTGATGTTGGTTTGGCACTAGGTGTTGAATCTATGACTAAAAACTATAAGAAAGTAACTTTTTCAGATGTTTCTCCTAATATCAAGAAGGATATTGAGGGAGGCAAGTGCTTCATTCCAATGGGGTTCACTAACGAAAAGGTTGCTGCTGCTTATAGTATCCCAAGATCTGTGCAGGATGAATTTGCTGCAAACTCATACCAAAAAGCGGAAAAGGCAAGAGCCAGCGGGCTATTTAATGACGAAATTATACCTATAAAAACCAAGGACGGGTCTATTGCCACATTTGATGACGGTCCACGTGAGGGTGTTACGGCTAAAGATTTGTCCAAGTTGAAACCAGCTTTCAAACAGACTGGTGTCACTACCGCAGGTAATGCTTCCCAGATTTCAGATGGTGCTGCAGGTGTTCTATTAGCTAGACGTTCAGTGGCTGAAAAGTTGGGATTACCAATTGTTGGTAAGTACTTGGGATTCCAAGCTGTTGGTGTTCCACCAGAAATCATGGGTGTTGGCCCTGCCTATGCAATTCCTGCTGTGTTGAAGCAAGTAGGGTTGACTGTAGAAGATATTGATGTTTTTGAAATTAACGAAGCATTTGCTGCACAAGCTCTGTACTGTGTTGAAAAATTAAAGATTGACAAGAGTAAGGTGAACCCTCGTGGTGGAGCTATCGCTCTTGGTCACCCATTGGGTTGCACAGGTGCAAGGCAAGTAGCAACTATTCTCCGTGAGTTGAAAAAGGGTCAGCTAGGCTGTGTCAGTATGTGCATTGGTACAGGTATGGGAGCTGCCGCTGTGTTTGTTAAGGAATGA